A single genomic interval of Helianthus annuus cultivar XRQ/B chromosome 6, HanXRQr2.0-SUNRISE, whole genome shotgun sequence harbors:
- the LOC110901218 gene encoding proline-rich protein 36-like encodes MSSSSDTGVSDTLDPMAIVSDDEILSESEVYTSDTTSTDDDDFQPFALPDVAPLADGPVDGDLPLILIPASIPLAAFPLEDLPFDALSDDDIDLFIEGPPEGDQDGGAPIEDGIPVDDPVVPIAEAPVEEAPSDSFDPDSFESMASASFHDQGVQHYSPDADSDVAMSAAPIVPQDFSQEPEVEFVPAEPAPVGPEPAIAHDPIDVPVVLLFPDPLPEPDHVDPPVMAPHVVDAPVIVPPVSDVLIADAPVLAPPVVNHAPFATHVDPRYADTRNGWIEDNDDYPPFVLPVTPPTAPTFAPLDIPQFHPHTSDVHRTDLPITFLQDIPPPRPGEGPSTGPHDHMPPTTAAFPFMPSFTPAAHTTSPFVPSGEPFLWTSPNVMPLSDPYHPFHVGYTTEDILTSLQLQQDALSRRVGELERTPRPPPCHCQTPFAAPHAPLLLPPDSDIRFLTSEQQAPYLLRVIHALEEDWVRLRRLIFFPPPPPPSA; translated from the coding sequence atgtctTCTTCTTCCGATACTGGAGTATCAGACACGTTGGACCCCATGGCGATTGTATCAGACGACGAGATACTATCAGAGAGCGAGGTTTATACATCAGATACCACGAGCACTGatgatgacgacttccagccgtttGCCCTGCCAGACGTTGCGCCTTTAGCTGATGGTCCTGTCGATGGGGATCTACCTCTCATTTTGATCCCTGCTTCTATCCCCCTCGCTGCTTTTCCTTTAGAGGATTTACCTTTCGATGCGTTATCAGACGACGATATCGACCTTTTCATAgagggtcccccggagggagACCAGGATGGTGGGGCCCCTATAGAGGACGGTATTCCAGTTGACGACCCTGTAGTTCCTATTGCTGAGGCTCCTGTGGAGGAGGCTCCTTCTGATTCATTTGATCCAGACTCATTTGAGTCCATGGCATCCGCTTCTTTTCATGACCAGGGCGTGCAGCACTACTCTCCTGACGCTGACTCCGACGTGGCGATGTCAGCTGCACCTATTGTTCCCCAGGACTTTAGCCAGGAGCCTGAGGTCGAGTTTGTACCAGCTGAGCCCGCTCCAGTTGGTCCAGAGCCTGCCATTGCTCACGACCCTATCGATGTTCCAGTCGTTCTGCTTTTTCCTGATCCTCTGCCAGAGCCTGACCACGTTGATCCTCCAGTCATGGCACCACACGTCGTTGATGCACCAGTCATCGTACCACCGGTTTCCGATGTTCTTATTGCTGATGCGCCCGTTCTTGCACCACCTGTTGTCAACCATGCACCATTTGCCACACATGTCGACCCTCGATACGCTGACACCCGTAATGGGTGGATCGAGGACAATGATGATTATCCCCCGTTTGTTCTACCAGTCACCCCACCTACTGCACCCACTTTTGCACCCCTTGACATTCCCCAGTTTCACCCACACACATCTGATGTCCACCGCACAGACTTGCCTATCACTTTCCTCCAGGATATACCCcctccccgtccaggggaaggaccTTCTACTGGGCCACATGATCACATGCCACCCACGACAGCTGCTTTTCCATTTATGCCTTCTTTTACTCCGGCTGCACACACTACATCTCCCTTTGTACCATCGGGCGAGCCATTTTTGTGGACATCGCCCAATGTTATGCCCCTGTCAGACCCGTATCACCCGTTCCATGTCGGATATACCACAGAGGACATACTTACATCCCTGCAGCTACAGCAGGATGCTCTGAGTCGTCGAGTCGGGGAGCTAGAGAGGACTCCACGTCCTCCCCCATGTCACTGTCAGACTCCTTTTGCCGCACCACACGCTCCCCTCCTGCTACCCCCTGATTCGGATATTCGTTTCCTCACCTCCGAGCAGCAGGCTCCCTACTTGCTGCGCGTCATTCATGCACTTGAGGAGGACTGGGTGCGCTTGCGCCGTTTGATTTTcttccctcctcctcctccgccatcagcatag